The Borrelia turicatae 91E135 genome has a window encoding:
- a CDS encoding ParA family protein: MDRKKPKIITIASIKGGVGKSTSAIIFATLLSENYKVLLIDMDTQASVTSYFYDNLEDQNLNLTVQNIYEVLIDKININSPIIKINDNLSLLPSYLNLHFFHNDNIAFKELRFKQSLKLLHHVYDYIIIDTSPSLDIILTNALVCSNYIIVPMTAERWSFESLEILEFFLRKLKFNIPIFVLVTRFKKNNTRKNLLVMIKEKVDFLGIVSEREDLNKRIAQNDAFDLNKDYIKEYQTAIYEFFRNTEKSNGGG; this comes from the coding sequence ATGGATAGAAAAAAACCTAAAATAATTACTATTGCTTCAATTAAAGGAGGTGTTGGAAAAAGTACAAGTGCTATAATATTTGCAACGCTTTTAAGCGAAAATTATAAAGTACTGTTAATTGATATGGATACCCAGGCTTCAGTTACTAGTTATTTTTACGATAATCTAGAAGATCAAAATTTGAATCTTACAGTTCAAAATATTTATGAAGTATTAATTGATAAAATAAATATAAATTCGCCAATTATTAAAATAAATGACAATTTGAGTTTATTGCCGAGTTATTTAAATTTACATTTCTTTCATAATGATAATATTGCTTTTAAAGAATTAAGATTTAAACAAAGTTTGAAGTTACTGCATCACGTATATGATTATATAATCATTGATACAAGTCCTAGTTTAGATATTATTTTAACAAATGCTTTAGTTTGTAGTAATTATATAATAGTTCCAATGACAGCTGAGAGATGGTCATTTGAAAGTTTAGAGATATTAGAATTTTTTTTAAGAAAATTAAAATTTAATATACCTATTTTTGTTTTGGTAACTCGTTTTAAAAAAAATAATACCCGTAAGAATTTATTAGTCATGATAAAAGAAAAGGTTGATTTTTTAGGTATTGTATCTGAAAGGGAGGATTTAAACAAAAGAATTGCACAAAATGATGCATTTGATCTTAACAAAGATTATATAAAAGAATATCAGACGGCTATTTACGAGTTTTTCCGTAATACGGAAAAAAGTAATGGAGGAGGTTAA
- a CDS encoding DUF226 domain-containing protein produces the protein MKNVLERLKEKKLEIKDKRDNSIFLQIENNNNKTLYHTKVMTDFYTFAINKNQQYKFFIAFRGLFNRKRISNFHLFSLRDDDKFLGIYYGYRKPIKNVIRKYEDNGVIKASMLSKVYYIEFRFKKGSVFCYLVGIAYLLKKEKANKKYYDSLIKTFLRLEKQVYEFYNKKLIDGGIITKWIEKNLK, from the coding sequence ATGAAGAATGTATTAGAACGCCTTAAAGAAAAAAAGTTAGAAATTAAGGATAAAAGGGATAATTCTATCTTTTTACAGATAGAGAACAATAACAATAAAACATTGTACCATACAAAAGTTATGACGGACTTTTATACATTTGCCATTAATAAAAATCAGCAATACAAATTCTTTATCGCATTTAGAGGTTTATTCAATAGGAAAAGAATAAGCAATTTTCACCTATTTTCTTTAAGAGATGATGATAAATTTTTAGGCATTTATTATGGGTATAGAAAACCAATAAAAAATGTGATTAGAAAATATGAAGATAATGGGGTTATAAAGGCATCTATGCTTTCAAAAGTTTATTACATAGAATTTAGATTTAAAAAAGGTAGCGTGTTTTGTTATCTTGTAGGAATTGCTTATTTGCTTAAAAAAGAAAAAGCTAATAAGAAATATTACGATTCTTTAATTAAGACATTTTTAAGGCTGGAGAAACAAGTATATGAATTTTACAATAAAAAATTGATAGATGGGGGTATTATAACTAAATGGATAGAAAAAAACCTAAAATAA
- a CDS encoding plasmid maintenance protein translates to MKSTKKTTNKYQHKLIVLISTLNYMNLNLKQYNQSNILYYFNNNMKKNDQKPVKLKTLQSYLYKLEKEFKVTINYHRHLGVNMGTEVYYKLKYSKKECYRIINKHFRDKKEERHENRVNAYLEKTCTKNSSVEKWECLYNKYNKKEEDKNNTKYIERLKVEKYAKKCNFKSNAFFSILNLEADKDFKIQALKAIKIAENSGYEKISDTKPNNTKLESKQKELSKILNETKANLKNEGYDSKQLESQIQNVYEQYKNKPHFIIERDKYSDLKKIIGKLKKTVEYTNKNTQKNERDIRNNVFSILLEQLRHKVDISVLVPILKNYLSRQNTLEYNKVFSNHYHYELLELMEDNKDYLQLGESKKVTS, encoded by the coding sequence ATGAAAAGTACAAAAAAGACTACCAACAAATACCAACACAAGTTAATCGTTTTAATATCTACACTAAATTATATGAACTTAAATCTTAAGCAATACAATCAAAGCAACATACTTTATTATTTCAATAATAATATGAAAAAAAATGACCAAAAACCTGTTAAACTTAAAACTCTACAAAGTTATCTTTATAAATTAGAAAAAGAATTTAAAGTAACAATTAATTATCACAGACATTTGGGGGTTAACATGGGTACTGAAGTTTATTACAAACTTAAATACTCTAAAAAAGAATGTTACCGCATAATCAACAAACACTTTAGAGATAAAAAAGAGGAAAGACACGAAAATCGTGTTAATGCATATCTTGAAAAGACTTGCACTAAAAATAGCAGTGTAGAAAAATGGGAGTGTTTATATAATAAATATAATAAAAAAGAAGAAGATAAAAACAACACAAAATACATAGAAAGATTAAAAGTAGAAAAGTACGCTAAAAAATGCAATTTTAAATCAAATGCTTTCTTCTCTATTTTGAATTTAGAAGCAGACAAAGATTTTAAAATTCAAGCACTGAAAGCCATTAAAATAGCTGAAAATAGTGGGTATGAAAAAATAAGTGATACTAAACCAAATAACACTAAACTTGAGAGTAAACAAAAAGAATTAAGTAAAATACTAAATGAGACAAAAGCTAATCTAAAGAATGAAGGATATGACAGCAAACAATTAGAGAGCCAAATACAAAATGTGTATGAACAATATAAAAACAAACCTCACTTTATCATAGAAAGAGATAAATACAGTGATTTAAAGAAAATAATAGGAAAACTTAAAAAAACAGTTGAATATACTAATAAAAACACACAAAAAAATGAGAGAGACATTAGGAATAACGTATTTAGCATACTTCTTGAACAATTAAGACATAAAGTGGACATATCGGTTTTGGTACCAATATTAAAGAATTATTTAAGCAGACAGAACACATTAGAATATAACAAGGTATTTAGTAACCATTACCACTACGAACTTTTAGAGTTAATGGAAGATAATAAAGATTATTTACAATTAGGAGAATCTAAAAAAGTTACAAGTTAA
- a CDS encoding variable large family protein, with protein sequence MADNDYALAVKDVAVSIVTKALGTLTIAIRKTIDIGLKTVQDAMKINSTDTSLTTDEQILEAKKNQLRFNNNKHN encoded by the coding sequence ATTGCTGATAATGATTATGCTCTTGCAGTTAAAGATGTGGCAGTAAGTATAGTCACTAAAGCATTGGGTACTTTAACTATAGCAATAAGAAAAACAATTGACATAGGTCTTAAAACCGTTCAAGATGCTATGAAAATTAATTCTACTGATACTTCTTTAACTACTGATGAGCAGATCCTTGAAGCTAAGAAAAACCAGTTAAGATTTAATAACAATAAACATAACTAA
- a CDS encoding Vsp/OspC family lipoprotein has protein sequence MKRITLSALLMTLFLLMSCNNSGTSPKDGQAAKSDGTVIDLATISKNIKDTVAFAKSVKDVHTLVKSIDELAKAIGQKIQQNSDQFANDGAHNGSLISGAFQVILTVETKLKSLEDTVGLSDTLKTKVTSSKIASRAFLDKVKSKHTELGKEGASDADAKAAILVSNGTKDKGVDELVKLNTEIDALLTAAEAAVTAAINALSTPAKSDAPAQSN, from the coding sequence ATGAAAAGAATTACTTTAAGTGCGTTATTAATGACTTTATTTTTACTCATGTCTTGTAATAATTCAGGGACTTCTCCTAAAGATGGGCAAGCAGCTAAATCTGATGGCACTGTTATTGACCTAGCTACAATAAGTAAGAACATAAAAGACACTGTTGCTTTTGCTAAGAGTGTTAAAGACGTTCATACCTTAGTTAAGTCCATTGATGAACTTGCTAAAGCTATTGGTCAGAAAATTCAACAAAATTCTGATCAATTTGCTAATGATGGTGCTCATAATGGTTCTTTAATTTCAGGTGCGTTTCAAGTAATATTGACTGTAGAAACTAAATTAAAGTCTTTAGAGGATACAGTTGGACTTTCTGATACACTTAAGACAAAGGTTACTAGTTCTAAGATCGCAAGTAGGGCATTCTTAGATAAAGTGAAATCAAAGCATACAGAGCTTGGTAAAGAAGGTGCTAGTGATGCCGATGCTAAAGCCGCCATACTTGTAAGTAATGGTACTAAAGATAAAGGAGTTGATGAGTTGGTTAAGCTCAATACAGAAATTGATGCTTTGTTAACTGCTGCTGAAGCTGCAGTAACAGCTGCAATAAATGCGCTTTCAACCCCTGCTAAGTCAGATGCTCCTGCTCAATCTAACTAA
- a CDS encoding variable large family protein, giving the protein MYCFYLVLLLNNNFYFLFLLLSCGSGQQAASSGSPGTAVSNSLIELGRSAENVFYSFMTLISDTLGFTAKSTTKKEDVGKYFTALGKKLGEASEELEQVAVKSTADVDKNDASKNSIRVAIDAAKTILITLKGYLDSLKGTGDANKVGEAATNAAGTAAADAELKAFFKALKGIVDTATTEGVAKPKAGDIAVKVGNGTDNKDGAKILGTDLAATAGDSSKAAILSTVSDEEMLASIVASKEGDAALVANATAQTSAISFAKGGNAAHLAGADAQGGQGEVQAVGVAAVNKLLVAVEDIVKKTVKNVLKTAKEKIDKARAPKSAGQQIR; this is encoded by the coding sequence ATGTATTGTTTTTATCTTGTTTTATTACTTAATAATAACTTCTATTTTTTATTTTTACTTCTTAGTTGTGGCAGTGGTCAACAGGCTGCAAGCTCAGGTAGTCCTGGGACAGCAGTAAGCAATTCTCTAATTGAATTAGGTAGAAGTGCTGAAAATGTCTTTTACTCATTTATGACATTAATCTCAGATACATTAGGTTTTACTGCTAAATCAACTACAAAGAAAGAGGATGTAGGAAAATATTTTACTGCTTTAGGTAAGAAACTTGGAGAAGCATCAGAAGAGTTAGAACAAGTAGCAGTTAAATCAACAGCAGATGTCGATAAAAACGATGCATCCAAAAATTCTATTAGAGTAGCTATTGATGCTGCTAAGACTATTTTAATCACATTAAAAGGTTATTTAGACTCCTTAAAAGGGACAGGTGATGCTAACAAGGTAGGTGAAGCAGCAACTAATGCTGCAGGAACAGCAGCAGCTGATGCTGAATTAAAGGCTTTCTTTAAGGCATTGAAAGGAATTGTAGATACAGCTACTACAGAAGGTGTTGCAAAGCCAAAAGCAGGAGATATAGCGGTAAAAGTAGGTAATGGAACAGATAATAAAGATGGGGCTAAGATATTAGGTACCGATTTAGCAGCAACAGCAGGGGATTCAAGTAAAGCAGCAATACTATCAACAGTAAGTGATGAGGAAATGCTAGCATCAATAGTTGCGTCAAAAGAAGGTGATGCAGCACTAGTAGCTAATGCAACTGCACAGACAAGTGCCATTTCCTTTGCTAAAGGGGGTAATGCAGCTCACCTAGCAGGTGCAGATGCACAAGGAGGACAAGGAGAAGTACAAGCTGTAGGAGTAGCTGCAGTAAATAAGTTATTAGTAGCAGTAGAAGATATAGTTAAGAAGACAGTAAAGAATGTTCTTAAAACAGCGAAAGAAAAAATAGATAAAGCAAGAGCTCCAAAATCAGCAGGTCAGCAAATAAGATAG
- a CDS encoding Vsp/OspC family lipoprotein: protein MLDLATITKNITDAVAFAKDVKDVHTLVKSIDELAKAIKKKIQAGGLQDDTDNLNGTLLAGAYQIMADADSKLTALEGKSEKFAGIKDKVISAKQKSTAFLNKLKSENATLGAASAAVSSANAKEAIDRNNATKTKGAKELEELNTAIDTLLKAAEDAVTAAINALSTPAKSASTAQSN, encoded by the coding sequence ATCCTTGACCTAGCTACAATAACTAAAAACATTACTGATGCTGTTGCTTTTGCTAAAGATGTTAAAGACGTTCATACCTTAGTTAAATCTATTGATGAGCTCGCTAAAGCTATTAAAAAGAAAATTCAAGCAGGTGGTCTTCAAGATGATACTGATAATTTAAATGGAACATTGCTTGCAGGGGCATATCAAATAATGGCTGATGCAGACTCTAAATTGACAGCATTAGAAGGTAAGTCTGAAAAATTTGCTGGGATAAAGGATAAAGTTATTTCTGCTAAGCAGAAAAGTACAGCATTTTTGAATAAATTGAAGTCAGAAAATGCTACTCTTGGTGCGGCTTCAGCAGCTGTTTCTAGTGCTAATGCAAAGGAAGCCATAGATAGAAATAATGCTACTAAGACTAAAGGAGCAAAAGAACTTGAAGAGCTTAATACAGCAATAGATACGTTGTTAAAGGCTGCTGAAGATGCAGTAACAGCTGCAATAAATGCGCTTTCAACTCCTGCTAAGTCAGCATCTACTGCTCAATCTAACTAA
- a CDS encoding variable large family protein, giving the protein MKRITLSALLMTLFLLLSCGSGSSKVEDPKTLFLTSIANLGKGFLDVFTSFSDMVAGAFGIKAETKKSDIGKYFTDIENTMNTVKAKLNDVVATNGNYPKIKEVVNKFIAGILDKISDGAKIAASGAGDNSTIGDATVDKDAVHADAASVNALVKGIKTIVDVVLKGKGDASANATKDEGEDKKYIGKLFSEVKANAAEAKEATAASASIGAVSGADILQAIVKSGNVDNSKNIEDATDAASIAAAKKDNGKKEIKNDAKKDAVIAGGIALRAMAKGGQFAIKSGENDAVPIVNRAAASAVSKTLGTLMLAIRNTVDTGLKSISEALAAVKQEDMPVETSESGTGK; this is encoded by the coding sequence ATGAAAAGAATTACTTTAAGTGCGTTATTAATGACTTTATTTTTACTTCTTAGTTGTGGCAGTGGGAGTTCTAAGGTGGAAGATCCTAAAACCTTATTCTTAACTTCTATTGCTAATTTAGGTAAAGGTTTCTTAGATGTTTTTACTTCCTTTTCTGATATGGTTGCTGGGGCCTTTGGCATTAAAGCTGAGACTAAGAAATCTGACATTGGTAAGTATTTTACTGATATTGAAAACACTATGAACACAGTTAAAGCCAAACTAAATGATGTTGTTGCTACGAATGGTAACTATCCAAAGATAAAGGAAGTAGTTAATAAATTTATAGCAGGTATATTAGACAAGATTTCTGATGGAGCAAAGATTGCAGCAAGTGGTGCTGGGGATAATAGTACTATTGGAGATGCTACTGTAGATAAGGATGCTGTACATGCAGATGCAGCAAGTGTAAATGCACTTGTTAAAGGAATTAAAACTATTGTTGATGTGGTATTAAAAGGCAAAGGAGATGCATCCGCTAATGCTACTAAAGATGAGGGTGAAGATAAGAAATACATTGGTAAGTTGTTTAGTGAAGTGAAAGCTAATGCTGCAGAAGCGAAAGAAGCTACAGCAGCAAGTGCATCAATTGGAGCTGTAAGTGGAGCAGATATCTTGCAAGCTATAGTTAAGTCTGGTAATGTCGATAATAGTAAAAATATTGAAGATGCTACAGATGCTGCAAGTATTGCTGCTGCTAAGAAAGATAATGGTAAAAAAGAGATTAAAAATGATGCAAAAAAGGACGCGGTAATAGCAGGAGGAATAGCACTGCGGGCAATGGCTAAAGGTGGTCAATTTGCTATTAAGAGTGGTGAAAATGATGCTGTACCTATAGTAAATAGAGCAGCAGCCAGTGCTGTCTCAAAGACACTTGGCACTCTTATGCTTGCAATAAGAAATACTGTTGATACTGGTTTAAAGTCAATAAGTGAAGCACTAGCGGCCGTTAAACAAGAAGATATGCCAGTAGAAACAAGTGAGTCAGGCACTGGTAAGTAA
- the bdr gene encoding Bdr family repetitive protein: MGLAQPVITQQMVISELTKAGISKDIAIDLSYRYYKNELTYKDIEFLKENFDIKLKHLEDEISSVKDELDTKIDTKFNELDNKINTVENNFNLKLEKVESLLQAEIQRVETTLKSDIRDLDNKFDTKFNELNTKIYTVENNLNNKIDTKFNELDNKIDNVRSELKSDIKDLDTKIDNVRSELKSDIKDLDTKIDVNKMELKSTLRLHGWMFGTLITLNIGIFLALMSLLVK; encoded by the coding sequence ATGGGACTTGCTCAACCAGTTATTACTCAACAAATGGTTATATCAGAACTTACCAAGGCTGGTATAAGTAAAGATATTGCTATTGATCTCTCTTACAGATATTATAAAAATGAACTGACTTATAAAGATATTGAATTCTTAAAAGAGAACTTTGATATAAAGTTGAAACACTTAGAAGATGAGATTAGTAGTGTTAAGGATGAACTTGATACCAAAATCGATACTAAATTTAATGAACTTGATAACAAGATTAATACTGTTGAGAATAATTTTAACCTTAAGCTTGAAAAAGTTGAATCACTATTACAAGCTGAGATTCAAAGGGTTGAGACAACCTTAAAATCTGATATTAGAGACCTGGACAATAAATTCGATACTAAATTCAATGAACTTAATACTAAGATATACACTGTTGAAAATAATCTTAATAATAAGATTGATACTAAATTTAATGAACTTGATAACAAGATTGACAACGTTAGAAGTGAACTGAAATCAGACATTAAGGACCTCGATACTAAGATTGATAACGTTAGAAGTGAATTAAAATCTGATATTAAAGATCTCGATACTAAGATTGATGTTAACAAAATGGAACTTAAGAGTACACTAAGACTTCATGGTTGGATGTTTGGTACTCTTATTACCCTTAATATAGGAATATTTTTAGCATTAATGTCATTGTTAGTAAAGTGA